ATGATGGCGTGGGCGTGCGGGTGGCCGAGGCTGTGAGGGAAGCGCTTCCGGCGGATGCGCCGGTAGACGTGCGTGAGGCCAGCGTCGGCGGCTTGACTTTGATGGAGACCATGGTAGGCTATGATCGGGTGATCCTGATCGATGCGTTCCTGAGCCGTGGTGGGATCCCCGGAACCATCCGCCGACTGAGCCTGGAGGACCTGCGGACGATCAGCCCGACGCGGCACAGCGCCTCCGCCCATGATACGAGCCTCGTCACCGCGCTGGAAATGGGGCGTCGGATGGGGTTGCCCCTGCCCGATGAGATCGTCATCTACGCCGTGGAGGCGGAGAATGTGACCGATTTCGGCGAGGGGTTAACTCCGGCCGTCGCTGCGGCTGTGCCTCAGGTGGTGGCGGCGGTGTTATCCGAG
The genomic region above belongs to Chloroflexota bacterium and contains:
- a CDS encoding hydrogenase maturation protease; the encoded protein is MKRTLILGVGNPILTDDGVGVRVAEAVREALPADAPVDVREASVGGLTLMETMVGYDRVILIDAFLSRGGIPGTIRRLSLEDLRTISPTRHSASAHDTSLVTALEMGRRMGLPLPDEIVIYAVEAENVTDFGEGLTPAVAAAVPQVVAAVLSEIHGHEGVLPGMQTSF